The genomic stretch GGCAGCAGTGGTTCTGGTTGCAACACCAGCAAACcagtatatacatatacataataTAACATAAACACATAATGCAACGTTCAAGCATTTAGTGGGCTTTTAGTGCACATAGCAGAAACTGTATTGACTGTTGTGTAATGcatgaaaacatttctttagcTAAACTCAGTTATCATTTTGATTTTGCAAACATTATTAGATCAGAtcgttgtttttttgtttttttgccagtGTCTACAAAATAACACATGATTTGAATCTGTTGTAAGTTTTTCTGATTGTTCGCTGATTCCTTAAAACGGCGTGCATCTGTTTTTTACATTTGGTTAGAGTGAGCCGGCGAGCCTGCGAGGATGGTCCGCTGCTGGAGGAGCAAGAGACAGAGGGCCAGCGGCAGCTGCACAGCCTTctactgcagcagctccacactgGTGTCGACATCGACCGGTCAGGAACCTGCAGACGATTTATTATCAGATAATATACACACATTATGTCTAAAGGAACTGTTGACACTTTATTGTTCAGTTTCATCATTCAGAGTCACAACATATTGTCTTTTTATCTACACCAAAAGCAGTCAGCAGTTTGGTTTCAGCCATATTTCCTTGTGTAAAACTAATAATATCCTCAGTATCGTGTGTAATAGAGTGGTCATATCCATCCTTTTTGTGACATGTTATGGTCTTCTGTCTCCATCTAAACCTAATTTCCTTGTATTCTCACTGTATTCTACACACTCTGTGATTTAACTGGCACACAATCATAACAAAGTACTTGAGCATTAAACTGCGTATGTGAGTTCCcgtgttgtgttgctgtcttACAGATGTGTCGCCAAGAAGCAGTGCTTCGCCCCGGCAGCACTCTATCGGCCGTTTGGAGCGCAGGCAGCTGGGGTGAAAAGCCTCTCCCAGTTCCAGGCCCTGCAGGACGGAGACAAGGAGCTGGCGAGCCTGCGGGAGATGGGCCTCACTGATGCAGAAATCCAGCTGTGGCGGAGCAGAGATGCATCAGAGAAGGTGGTACTACCCCCAGCAGACAGGGACAATGCTTGTGGACATCATATATATAAATCCTATCTGTATGCTCTCCCAGTCCCacggtgtgtgtgcagctccagATGCGAAGCAGCAGCGCCTGCAGGTGATCAGGGACAAAATTGAAGCCAGGGCCGAGCTCCTGTCCCGCCCACAGCGCTTCGCAGCGAGCCACCCGCTGTCACGGCGGGAGATGGAGATCGAACGAGCACTGTTCCAGGGTAACAACCGCCTGGGCTTCCTCAGCGCACTTTACCATCGAGGTATGGGCTTAACAAGCAGGCTTCTTCTCGATGTCATGCATCTTCTCTGTTATGTAGCGCtcggcttttattttttaactttttttttttaaatcattgtaAAAGTAACGTGGAGACTGATTGTTGAAAAGGTGAAAAATATGCCTGTAGTATCTGTAATTTTATGTGGAAAGATGCCATTAATGTTGCCTCCATCACAGATGAAGATGACCAGGAGGGCCAGCAGGGGGCGTCATCCTCTGACCCGATGGACTTTCTGTACAGAGAAGTTCTCAGTGAAGAGAAAGGAGCCTCACCTCAGGCCCCCGAGGGAGAATCACACAGAACTGCATCCAAACCGTCACAGACCTCACAGGGAGACGACGGCCAAATAAAAGACGCTGAAAACAATCGCTCTTTAACCTCAGACgtctcagagcagcagcagcagcagcagggcggACATGAGCAGCCGCAGCCTGCTGCTCCAAAACACATCAGTTTAAGCCAGCCAATCGGCAGCCTGCGTGGTGCGGCGGCGGGGACGGCGAGGCTAGATGGACCGCTGACTGTCAGAGGGGAGATTGAGATGGTTTCAGATGAGGAAATCTTAAAGAACAGGGAACCTGATGAAGGGATCCGGAGCATCCCGAGGTTCAGGAGCTACCAGCCAGGAGAACCCTCAAAGGTTTCAGCAGCTCCATCAAACAGCCACACAGGGTTTGTCTGTGAACATGCAGTGACTAcgtcttctctctgcaggttcTGTGTGTGAAGAACTTAAGTGCACAGGCATCAGTGGCCCAGTTGGTGGCGCTGTTCTCCAGATTTGAGCAGAAAAACGGGCCGTCTGTGGTTTACCGCCTGCTGACAGGACGGATGAAGGGTCAGGCCTTCATTACTCTGCCAGGTCAGTGAGCTGCATACACTGATAACACTCTGCTTCtaacagagaacacacagctcAGCGGACTTTCCTCTCACATCACACACCACTgacggcttttttttttcttttggcagaTGCTGAAACAGCCCAGAAGGCCTTGCTGTTGGTCCACGGATACCGGTTGCTAGGGAAACCCTTGGTGGTGGAGTTTGGCCGTGAAcgacaggaagaaagaaaacagaaggaggaggaggagcagcagcaggagaagtaaacaaaaagtgtttgtttgtgacatAAGCAGGGAGCCTGCAGAGTTCTGAGGAGCAGCCTGAGATGGACCAGAATATTTATCTGTCTGTATATAAATTATGAGGCCATATTAATAAATGAGCCCTGAAACTACAGCaacgtttattattattattattttgaaaccaAAGTATTTAATACAACTTTCTAAGCTTTCtacattttatgtgtttatccaatttttttattttttattttttcattttagatactttaataatacCAGAGGGAAATagttttaaggctgctgccaagcagtgtcatacaatgaccagcaaggtgcgccacaccagtgagtgcactggaggcagtgcgggtgaagtgtcttgcccaaggacacacaacaaccaacaACAGCACTATAGATGTGCCtttacacagacagaagaggtgTGTGATATGAAATGTGCTCGGCAAAATACTAAATATGCATTGAACCTGTTTTCTGTTCTATGCTACATGTGGGCACTAGATGGAGCCATTCAGCTGAAGACATGATCTGATTTCCTGTCCTGGGtggctcttcttcttcagtttgcACCGTATGTTTCAGACACCGCTGGTTCTTATTGTACAAAATATTCAGCTGTAACCAATACCTAAACAAAACATTTGGCCATTATTTAAGAATCTTAAGTGCATGTTTTGTCTCTGAAAAGTTTTTGTTCTGTTCATCACGAGGTGTTTACATGATTGTATCTGTGTGACTGAAGGTGCTCAGCAGCTTCTACTGTACAGGGTGTTTAGAGATTGTGTTTATCTTTCCCAtagctgaagtgtgtgtgtgtgtgtgtgtgtgtgtgtgtgtgtgtcccagtcCACTTATCTATAGTGTTCTCTCGGTCAGATGTTGCTGAACCGGTTCAGATCCTGACCGTCACAGACCACAGTGTGATCTCTGTGTGTGATCTGCAGAACAATACATTCTCAGGCCTGAAGTCCAAAcacacaggggggggggggggtaacacACAGGGCCAAACAGTTCCAGCCTCAAATCTCAAAAACAGTTATGTGACCCAGTTAGCACGCCAGCCTCATGAACCTGCTGTTAGCTGCGTATTGATCTGACTGAAGTGAGGCTCTGTTTGTTTGAGTCTGTTTGCCTTCAGTTCATGGCTGTgactcagctgtcagtcagtctgtctgtaaCTGTCACCAACCTGCTCTGTAAGTGACCGTCCATGTGTACAGTACTGAAGGGGTTACATGTTCAATTTAGAGCAAGAAATATGACTAAAACTACACTCAGAGGAAGGCAGACACAGGTGTACCTAATGACATGGTGTTACCTAGGCAACAGCATCATCATCAATCTCATTCCAGACACCTGTGTCTGTTTTCTCCTGGAGCTAAGAAGCTCTGCAGCAtgggaggaaacaggaagagaagcagGTAGGAAACGGTTGCATTTattccaaattaaaaaaaaaaaaacaacaactttgaatcaggatgtttttttcttatatatCCACACAGATATTTAGGCGCAGTAATACTGCAGATAAATGTGTTCTGCTGCAGCGCTGTATCATATCAACAGGCTGCGATGCGTCACTAACGTGCACGGCCAGATTAGAAATGTCAGGATGGGCTGTGTGAAGgtcagtttttacagtgaagGTTTTCTATGAGCATCAACAATGTCTGCTCAGTTCATTTCACACATATACATGTTATCGTCATCAACTATGAATATTGATTTTTACTCATAAAATCAgttcatttttgtatttttacaaaaataaaattaacaaaTTTTGCTCAGAAAAGATCAAGAAACCCAAAAAAATGTCcgactgccacacacacatatacaggaGGGTGTGAGCGTGACCTCATACGTATCCTGTGATGTCATATCCTGTCGCAGTGGGCTTCTTCGCCCCGTGGACCGCATGCGCGCTTGTCTCCGAGCTGCTGGCGCTCCGGAGCGGCGTCTGCCCCTTGCCGGCCGTGTTGATGCCCCCCACCTGCAGGGTGGGGTTGCGGTAGGTCTGTGAGGTTGTCCGCGGCGCCCCCCTGCTGCTGGACAtgcctcctccccctcccaccGGGTATGGATATCCACCGCCGTGTCGTCTCCCGCGGCCACCGTCCTGCTCCTCACAGCAGGACGTGCACAGCATCCCCCCTCCCAGCATGGAGATGAGGGCCGAGGCCAGGCCCAGGTAGAGGCACTCGCCCAGCTCGTACTTCATGCTGGATGGGATGTTTGGGCGGTAGAAGGTCTGCACCACCTCGTGTGTTGTCCACGACACGGGTATGAGAGCCAGGAAGCCTGCGGCGAGGAACAACCCCCCACCTGCGCCTGCCACACGACTCTTAGCTGCACCTGTGCCCTCTAAACAAACAGTGCACTGCATCCCCAAGGTCGCTATGGCAACGGCCAGGACGGAGATCACTACGGAGATGACCATGAGGGCACGAGAGGCCTGCAGGTCCGAGGGCAGGGCCAGCATGGAGTTGTAGGTCTCGCACTGGAAGGCCCCCGTGCTCTGGTAGACGCACTCCATCCACAGGCCCCTCATGGTGGCCACAGCCGTGATGATGTTGGAACCGACGTGGGCCGACGTCTGCCAGTACGGCAGCACCGTGGCGACCAGCGTACCCAGCATCCCGAACAGGCCCAGGAAGAAGCCCATCAGCTCCAGAGCCACTGATGCCATGGTCACCACTATGATGGAGAAGACCCACAAACAGGATCTGTTTTACATTCACTATAATTGCTGTAATCAAGTCGGACACATCGTCAACTTTCCTTTAATTTCCAGGCTGTACCCCAAATGCTGTGTTTCTAAGCTGGATTAGCTTTAGCTCATTGGTCCCTCCAGTTTTGACTTTGTTAGCTTGCTCACTGTCAATAATTACAAAGTTAAACAATCCTCCTAACATGAACTCATTTTCTAAGCTAACTGTGATCAGCTAGCTAGCTTCTTCTAATAGCTAGAGCAGATATTCTCATTTCTGAGCAGTAGGCCTAAGCTATGATTAGCTAGCTAGCTCTGATAATActttgttagcatgctaaatgGTAAtttagtgagaaaaaaaagctgcaacaaACAATTATGTTGTTTATACAGACTTACAGGCTAACTAGCACAATTACCGTGGTGATTAGCGATATCCTTTTGAATCCAAGTTATTTGTTTACACATCTCACACATTTGATTTTGCCACAGCAGACGGGCGGAGGCTGGTCGCTCCAGCTGCTGTTTTCCAGGTCAAACTCACGCCAGATTGTGACTATTTACAAATATCGGCTAAACACAGattacaacaacaaacacaaccagTACCTGATGAAGACAGCTGGACTATGGTGAGAATATTATAgataaaatatgtacaaatatGTACTGTTGTAGCGGTTGATAGGCTAACCTACAGGATTTCTTGTTAGCTTACAAAACGTACATAGCTATTTAGGCTAACAACTGCTGATGTAGCAACATAGCCTAACTGAGTAGTAAACATAATGATGTAATGTAGTTTGGAAAAGAAGAGTTTAAAAGGTGTCTTTGTTGTCTATTTATTAGGCTAATTACAGGCTATGATTAGCTAGCTCGTGAGCTCCGATAATTAAAACTAGTTAACACCTTTATGTCACTATTTACTTAGTCATATTAGAACAGGAGAACCTGATTATTTTGGTCgtattatttttactgtttgCTGTTAAACATTGTTAACAAAGTTAGTGgtgtaaacaaaaataaagtcagctCTACGGGCACAATGACGGGGACCTGGTTTGATGTCTGTTAGAATCACATCAGGCCAACTTGTAATTATTAATGTTGCAGATCTTACAGATCAGAAATGTGTTGATTGCCAGACTTCTGCTGACTGGAGTTAGACACATACAGTAGTTACACCCGACACACAGCACACTTCATGCCTTACCTGAGTGTAGATGTGATTATGTCCCTTACAGGAGCCGAAGTCCAGCCTgagcggaggaagaggaggtggaggatgaagCACAGCCTGAGGTCTGTACAGACTGTGTATTAGTGTTGAATCTTCTCGCTGTATCAGACTGCTTCCTCAGACCTTGACatagcagcagctgatgtgctGCTGCCACTCTGAAATTCCACCTAAGTCTGCAGGCCGGAGCGGACCGAGACAGAGCCAGATAAATACTTTGATAACAGCCGCTAGGAGGAAATACAGTCCTGCCTGTTGCACTGAAAGCAGCCACTCTTAGAGCCACGCCGTGCCTCTGACCCTGTGCCTCTTGACTCGGCCTCTCAGCTCAGACCTGATGCTCTGCCGTCTGCGGTTAAACGTGCGAGGTCTCCGTCCTTCATCCAGACCTTCACCTTGTTGTCGtgtgcacacactgacaactgTGACAGCGACACAAACATCCTGGCAGGTTAATCATTCTCTGCTGCTTCAGTGTGTCGTCCAGAGAAAGCTCGGCCCAAAAGTTCAGGATGCTCTGTAAATAAAAAGTCAAAATATTCAGTCAGCACTTCATGAGGAAATGAACTCATCGTTTCTCTCAGCAGACATCCCACAAGTAGTGAtttcattaaattaaaatgaccCTGAAGTCAGACAATGGTGATACTATGGTTCCATGTAGCTTATTTTCCTCCGTTTCACCCACGGTTAAGTTTGAATTTGCATAAATATGCAGCATGTTTTCATGAAACTTAAATGAATAAACTGAAGTCTGCTGatgcatcaaaacaaacacatgccaTCCTGTCAGAGTACCTGCAGCTGTCAGGCGGGGAGGTTGGTCTCACCTGGTCGGTCGGTGTCATCCAGACTGTTCACGCATGCCGTCAGGCGGCGTATCCCGGTCCTGAGACCTGAGCCTCTGGCTTCTAATCCGTCCGAGCGGCCCTGGCATGGCGACATCATAATGGGATTAGCATGTAATCCAGTCACTTCCCCCTATAAAGCAGACCAAGAGGGCAACGTCcacacactgagaaacacagagcCTTTATTATGAGCCACAGAGCAGCATTATCTGACCCCGCTGCATGTTCATGAGGCAGCACAGGTCAGCTGGTGACCCCCTTTGTTAGTGCTGCTCTGATGGGCTGACGCTCACtcgctgtcagtcagtcagagggaTCTCAAATGTAGGCAGTAGATGCTTTTTGGACATATCACCCCCTCAGTAACTGCTGCTGAACGCCTCATTCCAAAACCATGAGTGTT from Parambassis ranga chromosome 14, fParRan2.1, whole genome shotgun sequence encodes the following:
- the rbm41 gene encoding RNA-binding protein 41 isoform X2, giving the protein MKRVSRRACEDGPLLEEQETEGQRQLHSLLLQQLHTGVDIDRCVAKKQCFAPAALYRPFGAQAAGVKSLSQFQALQDGDKELASLREMGLTDAEIQLWRSRDASEKSHGVCAAPDAKQQRLQVIRDKIEARAELLSRPQRFAASHPLSRREMEIERALFQGNNRLGFLSALYHRDEDDQEGQQGASSSDPMDFLYREVLSEEKGASPQAPEGESHRTASKPSQTSQGDDGQIKDAENNRSLTSDVSEQQQQQQGGHEQPQPAAPKHISLSQPIGSLRGAAAGTARLDGPLTVRGEIEMVSDEEILKNREPDEGIRSIPRFRSYQPGEPSKVLCVKNLSAQASVAQLVALFSRFEQKNGPSVVYRLLTGRMKGQAFITLPDAETAQKALLLVHGYRLLGKPLVVEFGRERQEERKQKEEEEQQQEK
- the rbm41 gene encoding RNA-binding protein 41 isoform X1, with amino-acid sequence MKRVSRRACEDGPLLEEQETEGQRQLHSLLLQQLHTGVDIDRCVAKKQCFAPAALYRPFGAQAAGVKSLSQFQALQDGDKELASLREMGLTDAEIQLWRSRDASEKSHGVCAAPDAKQQRLQVIRDKIEARAELLSRPQRFAASHPLSRREMEIERALFQGNNRLGFLSALYHRDEDDQEGQQGASSSDPMDFLYREVLSEEKGASPQAPEGESHRTASKPSQTSQGDDGQIKDAENNRSLTSDVSEQQQQQQGGHEQPQPAAPKHISLSQPIGSLRGAAAGTARLDGPLTVRGEIEMVSDEEILKNREPDEGIRSIPRFRSYQPGEPSKVLCVKNLSAQASVAQLVALFSRFEQKNGPSVVYRLLTGRMKGQAFITLPDAETAQKALLLVHGYRLLGKPLVVEFGRERQEERKQKEEEEQQQEKYFNNTRGK
- the cldn2 gene encoding claudin-2, encoding MASVALELMGFFLGLFGMLGTLVATVLPYWQTSAHVGSNIITAVATMRGLWMECVYQSTGAFQCETYNSMLALPSDLQASRALMVISVVISVLAVAIATLGMQCTVCLEGTGAAKSRVAGAGGGLFLAAGFLALIPVSWTTHEVVQTFYRPNIPSSMKYELGECLYLGLASALISMLGGGMLCTSCCEEQDGGRGRRHGGGYPYPVGGGGGMSSSRGAPRTTSQTYRNPTLQVGGINTAGKGQTPLRSASSSETSAHAVHGAKKPTATGYDITGYV